The proteins below are encoded in one region of Ferruginibacter lapsinanis:
- a CDS encoding SurA N-terminal domain-containing protein has translation MQIIQNIRDKGAAIVIGVIALSLIGFILMDAKQGTGRMFGSNSSAIGKINGEAITYDEFNTKVKQLEDQQYGGRVTGNMVYQIRQNVWDQMVGQKILRDEFEKLGLVFSSKEMSAIMFSDEAPQALKQAFTDKTTGQYDIAKVQQWWQQAKKYKGEQMVAVEQEIVEPMKFQTLLNKYTSLISASAYYPTWMKEKEAAENKTFATISYVSIPYNVISDSAVKVTDEDIMNYVKKYPKLYKQEAGRSISYVAFDANPSAADSAANVAALETLKPLFIADTNAKAFVGRNMSAIKYNDAYLSKAKLTMSQKDSIAALPVGGVFGPYLDGSNFVLAKMVGVKSMPDSIKCRHILIATTDRQTGAEILSDSIAKKRIDSIADAIKAGASFDALEAQFSTDQAAHKDKGVMTFDLATVQNKEQFAPEFGEFLLNEKGETKKTVKTNFGWHYIEILEKKNPTISYKIAYMAKEISPSDETVNAASAQATKLSGEARNSKALDAYVAKNGLKKIDGSALVKENDYQLGGLQEARQLIKWAFEAKEGEVSEPFSINDQFIVAVVTKVQPEGLPDAKLARPMVESLVRNIKKSEEIIKKIGATPTLEAAAAAYGKEIAVAGADSTLTFGAQIINGIGQEPKLIGASFNKENQTKVSAPIAGINGVYVIKVNSTGVKPADAPEVAAEQAKSRVQSIRQQVSYGWYEGLKKTADIKDDRSKFN, from the coding sequence ATGCAAATTATTCAGAATATCCGTGATAAAGGCGCTGCCATAGTAATTGGAGTTATTGCCCTTAGTTTAATTGGTTTTATATTGATGGATGCTAAACAAGGCACAGGCCGTATGTTTGGATCTAACTCTTCGGCTATTGGAAAGATCAATGGTGAAGCTATTACCTATGACGAGTTTAATACTAAAGTTAAACAATTGGAAGATCAGCAGTATGGTGGCAGGGTTACCGGTAATATGGTATATCAGATTCGTCAGAACGTTTGGGACCAAATGGTTGGCCAAAAAATATTAAGAGACGAGTTTGAAAAATTAGGACTTGTTTTTTCTTCTAAAGAAATGAGTGCTATTATGTTCAGCGACGAAGCTCCACAAGCTTTAAAACAAGCTTTTACTGATAAAACAACCGGACAATATGATATTGCCAAAGTTCAACAATGGTGGCAGCAGGCAAAAAAATACAAAGGAGAACAAATGGTTGCTGTTGAACAGGAAATAGTAGAGCCAATGAAATTTCAAACCTTATTAAATAAATATACCTCATTAATTAGTGCGTCGGCCTACTATCCAACCTGGATGAAAGAAAAAGAAGCAGCAGAAAATAAAACTTTTGCTACTATATCTTATGTATCAATTCCATATAATGTTATAAGCGATAGCGCTGTAAAGGTTACGGACGAGGATATTATGAACTATGTAAAGAAGTATCCTAAACTATATAAACAAGAGGCTGGCAGATCAATTTCGTATGTTGCATTTGATGCAAACCCCAGTGCTGCTGATTCTGCTGCTAATGTAGCTGCTTTAGAAACTTTAAAACCTTTATTTATTGCTGATACAAATGCAAAAGCATTTGTTGGCAGAAATATGAGTGCAATTAAATATAACGACGCTTATCTTTCAAAAGCAAAATTGACCATGTCTCAAAAAGATTCTATAGCTGCATTGCCGGTTGGTGGAGTTTTTGGCCCTTATCTAGATGGAAGCAATTTTGTGTTAGCGAAGATGGTGGGTGTTAAATCAATGCCAGACTCAATCAAATGCAGACACATATTAATTGCTACTACAGATAGACAAACTGGTGCTGAAATTTTGAGTGATAGCATAGCAAAAAAACGCATTGACAGTATTGCTGATGCAATTAAAGCCGGTGCTAGTTTTGATGCGTTGGAAGCTCAGTTCTCTACCGACCAGGCTGCTCATAAAGATAAAGGTGTAATGACTTTTGATCTGGCTACCGTTCAAAATAAAGAACAGTTTGCTCCAGAATTTGGTGAGTTTTTATTGAATGAAAAAGGCGAAACCAAAAAGACAGTTAAAACTAATTTCGGATGGCATTATATAGAAATATTGGAAAAGAAAAATCCAACCATTTCTTATAAGATTGCTTATATGGCTAAAGAAATTTCTCCAAGCGACGAAACAGTAAATGCAGCAAGTGCTCAGGCCACTAAACTTTCTGGTGAAGCAAGAAATAGTAAAGCTTTAGATGCATATGTTGCAAAGAACGGATTGAAGAAAATAGACGGATCGGCCTTGGTTAAAGAAAACGATTATCAATTAGGCGGTTTACAAGAAGCCAGACAATTAATAAAATGGGCTTTTGAAGCTAAGGAAGGTGAAGTAAGTGAGCCATTCAGTATCAACGATCAGTTTATTGTTGCGGTTGTTACAAAAGTGCAACCAGAAGGTTTACCAGATGCAAAACTGGCAAGACCAATGGTGGAAAGCCTGGTTAGAAATATCAAAAAATCTGAAGAGATCATTAAAAAAATAGGCGCTACTCCAACATTAGAAGCTGCAGCTGCAGCTTACGGTAAAGAGATAGCTGTAGCCGGAGCTGACTCTACATTAACTTTTGGAGCACAGATCATAAATGGCATTGGCCAGGAACCTAAATTAATTGGAGCTTCATTTAATAAAGAAAACCAAACAAAAGTTTCTGCCCCGATTGCTGGTATCAATGGTGTGTATGTTATTAAGGTAAATAGTACTGGCGTAAAACCTGCAGATGCGCCTGAAGTGGCAGCTGAACAAGCGAAAAGTAGAGTACAATCAATTCGTCAACAAGTTTCTTATGGCTGGTACGAAGGTTTAAAGAAAACAGCAGATATTAAAGACGATAGAAGTAAGTTTAACTAA
- a CDS encoding LysE family translocator, translated as MLDALLKGLAISLLLVFSVGPVIFTIIKQSINNGRDGGFSFVGGVWLSDLLWVILSNAFSEIVVELLHFKKSIGFVGSMFLIGMGVFYLFFKKLKLRSEEEAAIKITKSTHAKLFASGFLINTLNPAVIAFWLTTATTIAISNTVKERIIIFTTCLALNMSADILKVTMAGKLRNKLTDKNISLINKLSGLLLVVFGVVLLIGVIYSAVKA; from the coding sequence ATGTTAGATGCATTATTAAAAGGCCTTGCGATCAGTTTGTTGTTAGTGTTCTCTGTTGGCCCGGTAATTTTTACCATCATCAAACAAAGTATTAATAATGGAAGAGACGGTGGTTTTAGTTTTGTAGGAGGCGTTTGGTTAAGTGATTTGTTATGGGTCATCTTAAGTAATGCCTTCTCTGAGATTGTGGTTGAATTACTTCATTTTAAAAAAAGTATAGGTTTTGTTGGTAGTATGTTTTTGATAGGGATGGGGGTGTTCTACCTTTTTTTTAAGAAATTAAAATTACGTAGCGAAGAGGAGGCTGCTATTAAAATCACCAAAAGTACTCATGCTAAATTATTTGCCTCTGGCTTTTTGATCAATACATTAAACCCTGCTGTAATTGCTTTCTGGCTCACTACTGCCACCACTATTGCTATTTCAAATACCGTTAAAGAACGGATTATCATATTTACCACCTGTCTTGCATTGAATATGAGTGCAGATATTTTGAAAGTTACCATGGCAGGAAAACTGCGTAATAAATTAACTGATAAAAATATTTCATTGATCAATAAACTATCCGGTTTACTGTTAGTTGTTTTTGGTGTAGTGTTATTGATTGGTGTTATTTACTCAGCAGTTAAAGCCTAA
- a CDS encoding FeoA family protein translates to MDRRLSEIEVGKTVLIKYFEKDDIFLKLMEMGCVPGETIIIDQIAPLGDPISIMVAGYNLSLRLNEAENIWVEELNN, encoded by the coding sequence ATGGATAGGCGACTTTCGGAAATTGAAGTAGGAAAAACTGTACTCATTAAATATTTTGAAAAAGATGATATTTTCTTAAAATTGATGGAAATGGGATGTGTACCCGGAGAGACAATCATTATAGATCAAATAGCTCCACTCGGAGACCCTATATCCATTATGGTAGCAGGTTATAATCTAAGTTTGCGACTAAATGAAGCCGAAAACATATGGGTTGAAGAATTAAACAATTGA
- a CDS encoding chromate transporter has translation MYLYNCYCKTNCKTLNLLRHIPFLKAVLLHSITAFGGPQGHFGMMMKTFVDKRRDVTSEELMEYVSFCQLLPGASSTQTLTLIGYKRGRLPLAVMTLIIWIFPACFLMGALSFLVAKIGSDNLHTSIFQFVQPMAIGFLIYAAFKAFKISVNNLITLIIMLLSMCFTYFLFKAPWVFPLLIVLGGIATNFSNKRFPEKEKVKPRHIRWTNIWLFVLIFVLAGFLSETARKQDWHDRKAYNLFENFYRFGSLVFGGGDVLIPMMLDQYVARPTDPKFADPQQNIIRIDKQELLTGAGIVRAIPGPVFSIASYTGGIALKNEGSDRQLLGCVIGSVAIFLPSALLVLFFFPVWQYLKKFVVVNRALEGINAVVVGLMWAASLYLLKDTSIMSFRLISMMNIGVILGTFLTLYFTKLPAPIIVVVCVAIGWLF, from the coding sequence TTGTACCTTTATAATTGCTACTGTAAAACTAACTGTAAAACACTGAACTTATTAAGGCATATACCATTTTTAAAAGCTGTCCTCCTTCATAGTATTACTGCTTTTGGAGGGCCACAAGGGCATTTTGGTATGATGATGAAAACTTTTGTTGATAAGCGAAGGGATGTTACCAGCGAAGAACTGATGGAATATGTTTCCTTTTGTCAACTGCTACCCGGAGCCTCGTCCACACAAACACTTACACTGATTGGTTACAAACGAGGGAGGCTTCCTTTAGCTGTGATGACACTTATTATCTGGATCTTTCCTGCATGTTTCCTTATGGGGGCGCTTTCTTTTCTGGTAGCAAAAATTGGTTCAGATAATTTACACACAAGTATTTTTCAGTTTGTGCAGCCTATGGCTATTGGGTTTTTGATATATGCGGCTTTTAAAGCTTTTAAAATTTCTGTAAACAATCTTATTACACTGATAATAATGTTGTTGTCGATGTGCTTTACCTATTTTTTATTCAAAGCACCCTGGGTCTTTCCTTTGTTGATTGTGCTTGGCGGTATTGCAACAAATTTTAGTAATAAACGATTTCCTGAAAAAGAGAAAGTTAAACCCAGACACATACGATGGACGAATATCTGGTTGTTTGTTTTGATATTTGTTTTGGCTGGTTTCTTGAGTGAAACAGCACGTAAGCAGGATTGGCATGATAGAAAGGCGTATAATCTTTTCGAGAATTTTTATCGCTTCGGAAGCCTTGTGTTTGGTGGAGGCGACGTATTGATACCAATGATGTTGGATCAATATGTGGCAAGGCCAACCGATCCCAAATTTGCAGACCCTCAGCAAAATATTATTCGAATTGATAAGCAGGAGTTACTTACAGGTGCAGGAATCGTGAGGGCTATACCCGGCCCCGTTTTTTCGATAGCTTCCTACACCGGTGGGATTGCACTAAAAAATGAAGGATCTGACCGGCAACTGTTGGGTTGTGTGATTGGGTCGGTCGCAATATTTTTACCCAGCGCTTTGCTGGTGCTTTTCTTTTTTCCTGTGTGGCAATATTTGAAGAAATTTGTTGTGGTCAACAGGGCGCTTGAGGGAATCAATGCAGTTGTCGTCGGATTGATGTGGGCTGCATCCTTATATTTACTGAAAGATACATCCATCATGTCCTTCAGACTTATCAGTATGATGAATATTGGGGTTATTCTCGGAACATTCCTTACGCTTTATTTTACCAAACTTCCGGCCCCAATAATTGTTGTGGTTTGTGTGGCTATCGGCTGGCTTTTCTAA
- the nadD gene encoding nicotinate (nicotinamide) nucleotide adenylyltransferase: MKIGLYFGSFNPVHMGHLIIANHIVNEGFADQVWMIVSPQNPFKKSNTLLNEYHRLHFIQSSVEGESKLKASSVEFKLPRPSYTIDTLTYLQEKHPEHEFSIIMGSDSFSNLSKWKNFELIIKNHLIYIYIRPGFDVVNTIGARIEIIDAPLLEISSTRIRELIKEGKSIRYLVPDQVNEEILNNGYYKSI; the protein is encoded by the coding sequence ATGAAAATTGGACTATATTTTGGCTCATTTAACCCAGTGCATATGGGTCATTTAATAATCGCCAATCATATCGTCAATGAAGGATTTGCAGATCAAGTTTGGATGATCGTATCTCCGCAAAACCCCTTTAAAAAATCGAATACCTTACTGAATGAATACCATCGGTTACATTTTATTCAATCATCAGTTGAAGGTGAATCAAAATTAAAAGCTTCCAGTGTAGAATTTAAATTACCAAGGCCTTCTTACACCATCGATACACTTACGTACTTACAAGAAAAACATCCGGAACATGAATTCTCTATTATCATGGGAAGTGACAGTTTCAGCAATTTGTCTAAGTGGAAAAATTTTGAGCTGATCATAAAAAATCATCTTATATATATATATATAAGACCTGGTTTTGATGTTGTTAATACCATAGGCGCAAGAATAGAAATCATAGATGCACCATTGCTAGAAATTTCGAGTACACGTATCCGTGAGTTAATTAAAGAAGGCAAATCAATACGCTACCTGGTTCCTGATCAGGTGAATGAAGAAATATTAAATAATGGCTATTATAAATCAATTTAG
- the mtgA gene encoding monofunctional biosynthetic peptidoglycan transglycosylase → MQKFWSILKKTFLWLFILQFVYILFCKWINPPVTLTQLGSVFQGNGLSRDYIDFDEMGPNMKLAVMASEDQLFPDHDGFDLKAIKLAMKYNKVHPNKTRGASTISQQVAKNVFLWQGRSYFRKGLELYFTFMIEKIWSKQRILETYLNVAEMGRGVFGVQAAAKKYFNKDAKYLTRGEAAMIAASLPNPKKYTVKPLSRYVSNRYDDIIRQMNNLEGDPDIQELIK, encoded by the coding sequence ATGCAAAAATTCTGGAGTATTTTAAAAAAGACTTTTCTTTGGTTGTTTATTTTGCAATTTGTTTACATACTTTTTTGTAAATGGATCAATCCTCCTGTAACACTCACACAACTTGGTAGTGTGTTTCAGGGAAATGGCTTGAGTAGAGATTATATTGATTTTGATGAGATGGGCCCCAATATGAAACTGGCTGTTATGGCCAGTGAAGACCAGCTTTTTCCCGATCATGACGGGTTTGATCTGAAGGCAATCAAATTAGCAATGAAATATAATAAGGTTCATCCGAATAAGACCAGGGGAGCAAGCACAATAAGTCAACAGGTTGCAAAAAATGTTTTTCTATGGCAGGGAAGAAGTTATTTTAGAAAAGGACTTGAACTTTATTTTACTTTTATGATTGAAAAAATATGGAGCAAGCAACGTATTTTGGAGACCTATTTGAATGTGGCTGAAATGGGAAGAGGAGTTTTTGGGGTTCAGGCTGCCGCAAAAAAATATTTTAATAAAGATGCAAAATATTTAACCAGAGGAGAGGCCGCGATGATAGCCGCTTCTTTACCCAATCCTAAAAAGTACACTGTTAAACCTTTGAGCAGATATGTATCTAATAGATATGATGATATCATACGACAAATGAATAATTTGGAAGGAGATCCCGATATTCAGGAGTTAATTAAATAA
- the nadA gene encoding quinolinate synthase NadA: protein MIDINTVKSKIESVGFLDVDIDVSIDIFAEIEKLKKEKNAIVLAHYYQEPDIQDVADFIGDSLGLAQQAEKTQADIIVFAGVHFMAETAKILNPGKKVLLPDLKAGCSLSDSAPPELFKKFKEKYPDHLVITYINCSAGMKALSDIICTSSNAEKIIESLPKEQKIIFAPDKNLGAYLNKKTGRNMVLWNGACMVHEIFSLEKITKLKIRHPKAKIIAHPECEEAVLTVADYIGSTTGLLKYSQQSDATEFIVVTETGILHQMQKNSPHKTFIPAPPNNSCACNDCPHMKLNTLEKLYLCMKYELPEIIMDEQLRLAAKKPIDRMLEISKQYGL from the coding sequence ATGATAGATATTAACACCGTAAAATCAAAAATTGAATCCGTTGGATTTTTAGATGTTGACATTGATGTTTCAATTGATATATTTGCTGAAATAGAAAAATTAAAGAAAGAAAAAAATGCAATCGTACTGGCGCATTATTATCAGGAACCGGATATTCAGGATGTGGCCGATTTTATCGGAGATAGTCTTGGGTTGGCACAACAGGCTGAAAAGACACAAGCAGACATTATTGTTTTTGCCGGTGTGCACTTTATGGCAGAGACAGCTAAAATTCTAAATCCTGGAAAAAAAGTATTACTGCCGGATCTGAAGGCCGGCTGTTCATTAAGCGATAGTGCACCGCCTGAGTTGTTTAAAAAGTTTAAAGAAAAATATCCTGATCATTTGGTTATTACTTATATCAATTGTTCTGCAGGAATGAAAGCTTTGAGTGATATTATCTGCACCAGCAGTAATGCAGAAAAAATAATTGAGAGTTTACCTAAAGAGCAGAAAATAATTTTTGCGCCGGACAAAAATTTAGGAGCTTACCTGAATAAAAAAACCGGAAGAAATATGGTGCTTTGGAACGGCGCCTGTATGGTACATGAAATTTTTAGTTTGGAAAAAATTACCAAATTAAAAATAAGACATCCAAAAGCTAAGATAATTGCTCATCCTGAATGTGAAGAAGCTGTATTGACAGTAGCTGATTATATAGGTAGTACTACAGGTTTGTTAAAATACTCTCAGCAAAGTGATGCCACAGAATTTATTGTGGTAACAGAGACAGGGATACTGCATCAAATGCAGAAAAATAGTCCACATAAGACTTTTATACCGGCACCACCCAATAATAGCTGTGCTTGTAACGATTGTCCGCACATGAAATTAAATACACTTGAAAAACTGTATTTATGTATGAAGTACGAACTGCCTGAAATAATAATGGACGAACAATTACGTCTGGCCGCAAAAAAGCCTATAGATAGAATGCTGGAAATAAGTAAACAATATGGTTTGTAA
- the ybeY gene encoding rRNA maturation RNase YbeY has product MKVQFFFIKNESVLKDRTKLKQFIPTVFSKEKKKLGSLLYIFCSDDYLLEINKAYLKHNYYTDIITFSLSELNRPIEGEIYISVDRVRDNALQLGTTIKEELHRVIFHGALHLCGYKDKSSKEEALMRKVEGKYLDLYFA; this is encoded by the coding sequence ATGAAAGTGCAATTCTTTTTTATTAAAAATGAGTCGGTGTTGAAAGACAGGACCAAGCTTAAACAATTTATTCCTACCGTTTTCTCCAAAGAGAAAAAGAAGCTCGGTTCTCTATTATATATTTTTTGCTCAGACGATTATCTATTGGAGATAAATAAGGCCTACTTAAAGCATAACTATTATACAGATATAATCACCTTCTCATTATCCGAACTCAACAGGCCTATTGAAGGGGAGATCTATATTAGTGTTGATAGAGTTAGGGATAATGCCCTTCAGTTAGGTACAACGATCAAAGAGGAATTACATCGGGTTATCTTCCATGGTGCATTGCATCTTTGTGGCTACAAGGATAAATCGTCCAAAGAAGAAGCATTAATGAGAAAGGTAGAAGGTAAGTACCTGGATCTTTATTTTGCTTAG
- a CDS encoding DUF1569 domain-containing protein produces the protein MKNLFDAETYNGIIDRINKLTPQTQRKWGKMDVAQMLAHCIEAFKVPVSEKELPRMFIGRLIGWMMKSKLYDESPWKRNLPTAPDFIIKNKRDFDIEKKDLLSIMEIFYKKNAAGIGDRVHPFFGKFTAEQWGKSMYKHLNHHLEQFGV, from the coding sequence ATGAAAAATCTGTTTGACGCAGAAACGTACAATGGAATTATTGATCGTATAAATAAGTTAACTCCTCAAACACAGAGAAAATGGGGAAAGATGGATGTAGCACAAATGTTGGCACATTGTATAGAAGCATTTAAAGTACCGGTTTCTGAAAAAGAATTACCCAGAATGTTTATAGGAAGATTGATAGGATGGATGATGAAAAGTAAGTTATACGATGAGTCGCCGTGGAAAAGAAACTTGCCCACAGCACCAGATTTTATTATTAAAAATAAACGTGACTTTGATATTGAAAAGAAGGATTTATTATCAATAATGGAAATATTTTATAAAAAAAACGCTGCGGGTATTGGAGATAGGGTACATCCTTTTTTCGGAAAATTTACTGCGGAGCAATGGGGAAAGAGTATGTATAAACACCTGAATCATCATTTGGAACAATTTGGAGTGTAA
- a CDS encoding DUF3089 domain-containing protein — MALLIVSSCSKKNYSNRPEYKFSSIDGKPDYSNLSYWAAHPWKWDPSDSISASLQKNYSKDSAVDVFFIYPTTLVDYSDTSWNASIDNAEINSKTDYSTILYQASVFSEKCRVFSPRYRQAHLKAFFSDDTAMVNKAFAFAYEDIKNAFDFYMKTWNNGRPIIIASHSQGTVHAAKLLKEYFEGKELQKNLVCAYLIGMPIHEKYFESLNPCHDSLSTGCFVSWRTFKNGYIEPKYIAKEKLKSIVVNPLTWNSSEEFAPRKMNGGGILKNYNKIVPGVVNAQIHQNILWCSKPRFFGNIFFTKKNYHIGDINLFYNNIRQNIQTRILSFQKQHN; from the coding sequence ATGGCGTTATTGATAGTTTCTTCCTGCAGTAAAAAAAATTATTCGAACAGACCAGAATACAAATTCAGTTCGATTGATGGCAAACCAGATTACAGTAATCTTAGCTATTGGGCTGCCCATCCATGGAAGTGGGATCCCTCAGATAGTATATCCGCTTCGTTACAAAAAAATTATAGTAAAGACTCTGCCGTAGATGTGTTTTTTATTTACCCTACAACACTGGTAGATTATTCAGATACAAGTTGGAATGCATCTATTGATAATGCTGAAATAAACTCAAAAACAGATTATTCAACAATCTTATATCAGGCCAGCGTTTTTAGTGAAAAATGTAGAGTGTTTTCTCCAAGATACAGGCAGGCTCACTTAAAGGCGTTTTTTTCTGATGATACGGCTATGGTAAATAAAGCGTTTGCGTTTGCGTATGAAGATATTAAAAATGCTTTCGATTTTTATATGAAAACCTGGAATAACGGAAGACCAATTATCATCGCATCGCATAGCCAAGGTACAGTTCATGCAGCTAAATTATTAAAAGAATATTTTGAAGGAAAAGAGCTGCAGAAAAATTTGGTATGTGCCTATTTGATCGGCATGCCCATTCATGAAAAATATTTTGAAAGTCTTAACCCTTGCCACGACTCTCTTTCAACAGGTTGCTTTGTAAGTTGGCGAACATTTAAAAATGGATATATAGAACCCAAATATATAGCCAAAGAAAAACTTAAATCTATTGTTGTAAATCCACTTACCTGGAACAGTTCTGAAGAATTTGCTCCACGAAAAATGAACGGTGGAGGGATCTTAAAAAATTACAATAAAATTGTTCCGGGTGTTGTAAATGCTCAAATACACCAAAATATTTTATGGTGTAGTAAACCAAGATTTTTTGGTAATATTTTCTTTACCAAAAAAAATTATCATATTGGTGATATCAATTTATTTTATAACAATATCAGGCAGAATATACAAACAAGAATTCTTTCCTTTCAAAAGCAACACAATTAA
- a CDS encoding iron-containing alcohol dehydrogenase family protein has translation MNFRNFKMVGYVVYGRGAFNQLDEILEPNRKGTAPMIFLVDHFFENKELVNRVPAKGKDKIIFVDVTYEPKTTYVDSLARQLKDEFGTVSGIIGIGGGSAMDLAKAVSLMMTNPGSSADYQGWDLVKQAGVYKVGIPTLSGTGAEVSRTTVLTGPTRKLGMNSDFTPFDQIVLDPELCANAPANQRFYTGMDCYIHCIESLTGTYLNEFSKSYGEKALDLCREVYVNKNGWDADSDDKLMMASYAGGMSIAYSQVGVAHAVSYGLSFLLGTKHGIGNCIVFDKLEEYYPEGVKEFKYMVEKNNIDIPKNICANLSEDDFNKMIDVSLGMKPLWENALGKNWESIITRGKLRALYEQL, from the coding sequence ATGAATTTTAGAAATTTTAAAATGGTTGGCTATGTCGTTTACGGACGTGGAGCCTTTAATCAACTGGATGAAATATTGGAGCCTAATAGAAAGGGAACAGCTCCAATGATTTTTTTGGTAGATCATTTTTTTGAAAATAAAGAACTGGTAAATCGTGTTCCTGCAAAGGGAAAGGATAAAATAATTTTTGTGGATGTTACCTATGAACCTAAAACAACTTATGTTGATTCTTTGGCCAGACAATTAAAAGATGAGTTTGGAACAGTGAGCGGTATTATTGGAATTGGTGGAGGTTCTGCTATGGATCTTGCTAAAGCTGTTTCATTAATGATGACCAATCCGGGAAGTAGCGCTGATTATCAGGGTTGGGATTTAGTAAAACAGGCGGGTGTATATAAAGTAGGGATACCCACTCTAAGTGGAACAGGTGCAGAGGTTAGCAGAACTACAGTTCTTACCGGACCAACCAGAAAACTAGGTATGAATTCTGATTTTACTCCCTTCGATCAGATTGTGTTAGATCCGGAGCTGTGTGCCAATGCACCAGCCAATCAAAGATTTTATACCGGTATGGATTGTTATATACATTGTATCGAAAGTCTTACCGGAACTTATTTAAATGAATTTAGTAAAAGCTATGGAGAAAAAGCACTTGATCTGTGCAGAGAAGTGTATGTAAATAAAAATGGCTGGGATGCAGATAGCGACGATAAATTAATGATGGCCTCTTACGCAGGTGGTATGAGTATTGCTTATTCGCAAGTTGGGGTTGCTCATGCGGTTAGTTACGGTCTGAGTTTTTTATTAGGCACAAAACATGGTATAGGTAATTGTATCGTTTTTGATAAACTGGAAGAATATTATCCGGAGGGTGTAAAGGAGTTTAAGTATATGGTTGAAAAGAACAACATAGATATTCCAAAAAATATTTGTGCCAATTTATCAGAAGACGATTTTAATAAAATGATCGATGTATCACTAGGGATGAAGCCTTTATGGGAGAATGCATTAGGAAAAAACTGGGAATCAATCATTACCAGAGGAAAGCTAAGAGCTTTGTATGAACAACTTTAA
- a CDS encoding DUF2480 family protein gives MEEVFVNKVSESGLVTLDLEEYYPKEEIAVFDLKDYLFMGLILKEKDFREALKSLDVSVFADKIVAVTCSADAVIPMWAYMLVATYLQPVATEIIYGTAEEVKRQILFQRIGTINVSEFTDKRVVIKGCGELPIGEQAYLEATKLLRPVVKSIMYGEPCSTVPIFKKK, from the coding sequence ATGGAAGAAGTATTTGTAAATAAGGTAAGCGAAAGCGGTTTGGTTACCCTTGATCTGGAAGAATATTATCCAAAAGAAGAAATAGCAGTCTTTGATCTTAAGGACTATTTATTTATGGGATTAATTCTAAAGGAAAAAGATTTTCGGGAGGCATTAAAGAGTTTAGACGTTTCAGTATTTGCCGATAAAATCGTAGCTGTAACATGTAGTGCCGATGCGGTAATTCCTATGTGGGCTTATATGTTGGTGGCTACTTATTTACAGCCGGTTGCCACAGAAATCATTTACGGCACAGCGGAAGAGGTAAAAAGACAAATTTTATTTCAAAGAATTGGGACAATCAATGTAAGTGAGTTTACAGATAAACGTGTGGTAATAAAAGGTTGTGGAGAATTACCGATCGGAGAACAAGCTTATCTGGAAGCTACCAAATTACTGCGGCCGGTTGTAAAAAGTATCATGTATGGAGAGCCTTGTAGCACCGTGCCTATATTTAAAAAGAAGTAA